A window of the Ammoniphilus oxalaticus genome harbors these coding sequences:
- a CDS encoding YicC/YloC family endoribonuclease, with product MIKSMTGYGQAVVETDEARLMVEMRSVNHRFLDISARMPRDWTAMEELVKKQVGRYVKRGKVDLFVSFETTVSRGNQVSVDWTLADEYARVHQLFVERYQLAECQLTALEMMNLPEVISVEESKDEAELVQKMLIEAVDYACQSFLHMRQSEGNYLREELTKRIRLVMRFVDNIKERGPLVAASYQERLGRRMEELLAGRWEADEGKILTEVASFAERADVDEEITRLHSHCKQFLSALEATDSVGRKLDFLVQEMNREVNTIGSKAHDLQISQKVVELKAELEKMREQVQNIE from the coding sequence ATGATAAAGAGTATGACTGGTTATGGACAAGCTGTCGTTGAAACAGATGAGGCGCGGCTAATGGTTGAAATGAGGAGTGTGAACCACCGTTTCTTAGATATTTCCGCGCGGATGCCGCGAGACTGGACTGCGATGGAAGAACTAGTTAAGAAACAAGTCGGGCGTTATGTGAAGCGGGGCAAGGTGGATTTATTCGTCAGTTTTGAGACAACAGTTTCGCGAGGAAATCAAGTTTCAGTCGATTGGACGTTAGCGGATGAATACGCGCGCGTTCATCAGCTTTTTGTTGAACGTTACCAGTTGGCGGAGTGTCAGCTTACTGCTCTTGAAATGATGAACTTACCAGAAGTAATCTCTGTGGAGGAGTCAAAAGATGAGGCGGAATTGGTCCAAAAAATGCTGATTGAAGCCGTCGATTACGCTTGTCAGTCATTCCTACATATGAGACAATCTGAAGGAAACTATTTGCGTGAGGAACTTACGAAACGAATCCGCCTCGTTATGCGGTTTGTGGATAATATAAAGGAACGAGGTCCGCTTGTCGCAGCGTCCTATCAAGAGCGTTTAGGGCGCCGTATGGAGGAGTTGCTCGCGGGCAGATGGGAAGCGGATGAAGGTAAGATCTTGACAGAAGTTGCCAGTTTTGCGGAAAGGGCCGATGTTGATGAAGAAATTACCCGTCTCCATAGTCATTGCAAACAATTTTTATCCGCGCTTGAAGCAACTGATTCCGTCGGGAGAAAATTAGATTTTCTTGTTCAGGAAATGAATCGGGAAGTCAATACGATTGGGTCGAAGGCGCATGATCTCCAGATTAGCCAGAAAGTTGTAGAACTGAAAGCAGAATTGGAAAAGATGAGAGAACAAGTTCAAAACATTGAGTAG
- the remA gene encoding extracellular matrix/biofilm regulator RemA: MAIKLINIGFGNIVSANRIVSIVSPESAPIKRIVQEARDRGMLIDATYGRRTRAVIITDSDHVILSAVQPETVAQRLSTKEEDTDE; the protein is encoded by the coding sequence TTGGCTATTAAACTGATCAATATAGGGTTTGGTAACATTGTTTCCGCGAATCGAATCGTCTCCATCGTCAGCCCAGAATCGGCTCCGATTAAACGAATCGTACAAGAAGCTAGAGATCGCGGGATGTTAATTGATGCTACATATGGAAGAAGGACGAGAGCGGTGATCATCACCGATAGTGATCATGTCATTTTATCGGCTGTCCAACCTGAAACGGTCGCGCAACGTTTGTCAACCAAAGAGGAGGACACGGATGAATAA
- the gmk gene encoding guanylate kinase, with protein sequence MNKQVSELDQGLLVVLSGPSGVGKGTVCAALRERMPELVYSVSATTRQIRAGEQDGVNYFFKQKEDFLKMIENDQLLEWAEYVGNYYGTPREFVKKTLATGKDVILEIEVQGALQVKQKFPEGVFIFLAPPDLKELRSRIVGRGTETEDTVNSRMAVAKEEIELMDNYNYVVVNDQVDLACARIESIITAEHLQKDRQIAKYRKWIKEV encoded by the coding sequence ATGAATAAGCAAGTTTCGGAACTGGATCAGGGCCTGCTGGTTGTTCTATCAGGCCCTTCCGGTGTTGGTAAAGGGACCGTGTGCGCCGCTTTAAGGGAACGTATGCCTGAATTGGTTTATTCCGTTTCTGCGACAACAAGGCAGATCCGAGCGGGAGAACAAGATGGCGTAAATTATTTCTTTAAACAAAAAGAAGACTTTTTAAAGATGATCGAAAATGATCAGCTGTTAGAATGGGCAGAATATGTGGGGAACTATTACGGCACGCCGCGGGAATTTGTGAAAAAGACATTAGCTACTGGAAAAGACGTTATTTTGGAAATTGAAGTGCAGGGGGCATTGCAAGTCAAACAAAAATTCCCAGAGGGAGTTTTTATTTTCTTAGCTCCTCCTGACCTAAAAGAATTGCGTAGTCGAATTGTCGGCAGAGGCACAGAAACGGAAGACACCGTTAATAGTCGGATGGCGGTTGCCAAAGAAGAGATTGAGTTGATGGACAACTATAATTATGTTGTCGTCAATGACCAAGTCGATCTCGCTTGCGCCCGAATCGAAAGCATTATTACAGCAGAACATTTGCAAAAAGACCGTCAAATAGCGAAATATCGTAAATGGATTAAGGAGGTTTAA
- the rpoZ gene encoding DNA-directed RNA polymerase subunit omega: MMIFPSIDKLVEKVESKYTLVTLAAKRARGLREVEKDAKADEPESKKFVGIALNEIMEDDLKYEKPVSATDE, encoded by the coding sequence ATGATGATTTTTCCGTCGATTGATAAACTTGTCGAGAAAGTAGAGAGCAAATATACACTCGTTACGCTAGCGGCTAAACGAGCTCGCGGACTACGAGAAGTAGAAAAGGACGCAAAAGCGGACGAGCCTGAATCAAAGAAATTTGTAGGCATCGCCTTGAACGAAATCATGGAAGATGATTTGAAATATGAAAAACCGGTATCAGCGACGGACGAATAA
- the coaBC gene encoding bifunctional phosphopantothenoylcysteine decarboxylase/phosphopantothenate--cysteine ligase CoaBC: MLHGKTIVLGVTGGIAAYKAAALCSALVQKGAEVHVILTASAAEFIQPLTFQALSRRHVIVDMFVEQDPTIISHIDLADRADLVVIAPTTANVIAKATHGIADDMLTTMLLATRAPVMICPAMNVHMYEHVAVQQNMDTLRERGVLFVEPAEGFLACGYVGKGRMAEPDVIADKVVQFFTKKQDLHGKTVLVTAGATREAFDPIRFITNRSTGKMGYAIAEGARARGAKVILVSGITHIAQPSGVQTRVVESAEDMYQTVCRYADEADVIIKSAAVSDYRPIEVHDQKVKKKDGNLVIEFARTKDILKHLGEHKQANQILIGFAAETERVEEYAMEKIMSKNLDFIVANNVAMEGAGFGTDTNIVSLYDQAGLVFSLPQLSKREVAERILDEVVARSKGKNTCMPK; this comes from the coding sequence ATGCTGCATGGGAAAACGATTGTGTTAGGTGTTACTGGGGGAATCGCCGCCTATAAGGCGGCTGCGTTATGCAGCGCTTTAGTTCAAAAAGGGGCGGAAGTCCACGTGATTTTAACAGCATCCGCGGCCGAGTTTATCCAACCGCTCACTTTTCAAGCGCTTTCTAGGCGACACGTGATTGTTGATATGTTCGTGGAGCAAGACCCAACCATTATTTCCCATATTGATTTAGCGGATCGCGCCGATCTCGTCGTCATCGCGCCGACGACGGCGAATGTGATCGCGAAGGCAACCCATGGGATTGCGGATGATATGTTAACGACGATGTTGTTAGCGACACGCGCCCCGGTGATGATTTGTCCGGCGATGAATGTACATATGTATGAGCATGTAGCCGTTCAGCAAAATATGGATACCCTTCGGGAGCGAGGGGTTTTGTTTGTTGAACCTGCAGAAGGGTTCCTTGCGTGCGGTTATGTTGGCAAGGGTAGGATGGCTGAACCGGATGTAATTGCGGATAAGGTTGTTCAATTTTTCACGAAAAAACAAGATCTTCATGGTAAAACCGTGTTGGTTACTGCGGGAGCGACGCGAGAAGCATTTGATCCGATTCGGTTCATAACCAATCGATCGACGGGGAAGATGGGTTACGCGATTGCTGAAGGCGCCAGAGCGAGAGGCGCTAAAGTCATCTTAGTGAGCGGGATTACCCATATAGCGCAACCGAGCGGTGTACAGACGCGCGTGGTTGAATCTGCTGAGGATATGTATCAAACCGTTTGCCGTTATGCCGATGAAGCGGATGTGATTATCAAATCGGCGGCAGTATCCGATTACCGTCCTATCGAGGTTCATGACCAGAAGGTGAAGAAAAAGGATGGCAATTTGGTGATCGAATTTGCTCGCACCAAAGACATCTTAAAGCATCTAGGCGAACACAAACAGGCAAACCAGATTTTGATTGGATTCGCAGCGGAAACGGAACGAGTGGAAGAGTACGCGATGGAAAAAATTATGAGTAAAAACCTTGATTTTATCGTTGCTAACAACGTGGCGATGGAAGGAGCAGGGTTTGGGACTGATACAAATATTGTTAGTTTATATGATCAAGCGGGTTTAGTCTTTTCACTTCCGCAACTTAGCAAACGCGAAGTTGCGGAACGGATTCTCGATGAAGTCGTCGCCCGTTCGAAGGGGAAAAATACGTGTATGCCCAAGTAA